CTATCGTTTTGACAGATCAACTGAATGACTGGGTTTGTGGCCGGAGCCGTTTCTTGGGGTTCGTGGCCGGAGCCGTTTCTTGGGGTTCATGGCGGAGCCGTTTTTGGGGGTTCATGGCCGGAGCCGTTTTTTGGGTTCGTGGCGGAGCCGTTTCCGGGGTTGGCCGGAGCCGTTTTGGGGTTGGCCGGGCCGTTTCTTGGGGTTTTGTGGCCGGAGCCTTTTTTGGGGTTCGTGGCCGGAGCCGTTTCTGGGGTTGGCCGAGCCGTTTCTTGGGGTTGGCCGGAGCCGGTCTGTTGATTTCGGGGATGcgaatcaaaaaaaaaaaaactgcTTTTCGCAGGGGTTTCAATGGAGGGGTTGCCCCAAGGGACACGATGACACGCGGGTGGTCAAAGgtgttatatatatttatatactGTAACTATATACCTGTAACTATATACTGTAACTATATACTGTAACTATATACACGCGAAGTTATGTGGACCTacatacaacacggactgaacgttttttatgatttttttactggaaataggtaGCCAAGTTGGACccatgacactaaacgtgtttaattagtaaatattcgtgtaagtgtacattcatttcaaaaggttattctttcacagcaaagttataattaaatgatGTATATGcaggaagaaaaaaaaatactgtTAACTATATACTGTAAGGAATTATATACTGTAGGCATAAGGAATAAATTATTGTAAATtaattgtactgtacttgtatatttGAACTTGAGCTGTTAGAGTGACTACAAGAATGTAAAGTATCTGTTCACTGATCTCTCTCTAATGGTCACGGTATAGTAAATGCTCAGGAAACAGtctcctacttgtacgacgactacttgtaacaAAACGGCGCTTATATCATGGTCATATTTTACTCCACTTAAACACTTCTTCTTAACCACCACAATCACTGATACCCACAATCGTCCGGATACCCCAAAACATCACCCATACCTTCTAATGTCCAGTGAGAGCGTTTCCAAAGTCGATGGAATAGTCGACAAATTGAACCATGTGCTCGATATGCTCACAACAGAGCTCCCTCGTCTTCAGCAGGAGAACAACACCCTCAACGCGGAACTGTCTCAGCTCAGAGCCAACTACAACCATCTTCAGTCCATTACTTACGTCGAGATCTGTGACCTCAAGTCCGGTCTTCTCGCCCTTCTCACTGAGAACAATTGTCTCAAAGATGAGGTTGCTACTCTCAGAATCCATCGCGGTGAGGCCTCAACCCAGGGCTCAAGTACTGGCACAGACATTAGCGATGGTTACGAGCCAGAGTACCACTGTGGATAAAAAAGTGGTATTGACGCCCTTTCTCAAATACTGGGAAGTCAGAAGCGTCTAGATACCAACGCgcgctacaagtacaagtctACAGAACTGAAAGGGTCTCATCTAACGGAAGTATAAATTTCACCCTCTCTGCTGAGGATTTTGAAATGTGGTTCTtttggagctgctgacaGTGTCATTTCCTTTACACACTGAGAACATCAACACGTCTAATAAATCTAATATACACAAGTGACAAATGCCTTGGTGTATTCGATATTAGCCCCTTTCCATGTACTTATGACCATTACCTAATAAAATATATTATACACTGCGCCTAACTGCACTAACTGAGGTTACCTACTGCAGGCGCCATCTCTACACTCGAAGTCACCCCTTCCTGGGTCTCTTCCCCCACACCTTCCTGTGTCTGCGGAGCCTCCGAGCCCTGCTCCCTGTCCCCTTGAGCCCCGCGCTCTCGCTCCTCCCTCATCTGATGCTCCAGAATATTTTTCCTTCTCACGGCCTCAATTGCCTCTCTCTGCTCTTCAGCGGTGCGTGCCACTAGCCGTCGCTTGGGCGTAGTGGACGAGGTCGGATTTTTGACCAGACAGTTGCGCGATCGCAGCGAATCCTGGGCCTTGGCCTGTGTCGGCGAGTTAGGCTCTGTGTCGTCTGAGCCAGGTACCGGAGGCGGTATCTCTAACAGGGTAGTGGCCACACCAGTGTATGCAAGCTGCTGTAACTCCAGAGTGTACTCGTCGACAAGATGGGCTTGGACACGTGCCATCGAAGCACGGGTCTCAGGTTTGGTGACACCAACTCGCACGATATGCAAAAAGTCGAGACACGCTGAGTGCATGAGATTGTTGCGGTTTCCAAGCTGCACCAGAAGCGTCAAAATGGGTCCAAACACCTTATTTTCAATCAAGTGCGATAGAACCAACTCGTCGCCGCCCACCAGCGCGCCCTTGAGACTCCGGATCGCCGCCAGCTGCATCTGCTTGTTGGAAACCAACACCAAGCGCGACATGGCGACCCAGATTTTGTTATGGATGAAGAAATCCCGTGCGATGAAGCCGTGCGAGATTGAACAAAAGCTCAGCAGGTCACACAGGTGCTCGTAAAGCGTGAAATCCGAGCCCGACTCCTCAACCAGTGGCCCAAACAGTCTCAGCATCGGGCCATTGTAAAGCTGTCGAATATACTTTTCCGCACGCTCGCCGGTTTCGGGGTCAAACAGCGCCTTCAACGTCTCCACAGCCTGCGTTCGAAGCCCCATGTCGCGCTCCGCTATCAGCAAATCAATCAGAATATTGTGTAGTGCCGGCTGATCCACTGCCTCTTCAACGATGTTAGTCACGTCCATCATGGACACGTCGGGGGTGGTATCTCCTGGTCCTCCAGCGGCGGCAGCCATCTCTGCAGTTTGCCCGATTCCTCGGACCAGATTGGCATCATGGTCCACTAGGGTCACCACCAGCTCCGTCCCGAGACTTCGGATCAGAATACTGTCGTCTTTGAGCGCAAACGCCACCAGACGAAACAGTCCGTGTTTGATAAACTGTCCAAAAAGCACAGATCTCTGCTGAGTTTGCAGGTTTTTGGCCGTTAAACAGCATGTGTGAATGAACCGCACTGCCTCTCGTCGTTTTTCGTCCGATACAAGAAACTTTGGCGTCAAATAAGACAGAGTAGGCTGCGGAAGCGTCGGAAACTCCTGCGGTAGAGTGGGAGTGATTGGTGAGCTGTTTTCAAGATCTCCTTCTACCTCCACCTCCGAaacctccaccttgagcttctttGGGCTCGTTTCTGCCTCGTGGTTTACGTCGacatcctcctcatctcTTTTGTTCTTGCGGTTCGGGGTATCTGGTTCTGTGGCAGGTTCTTGGAGGTCAACGCCCGTATGTGGATTGAGGTCTTCACTGCAAAAGTTGATCTCCTCCGTGTCCGGTGCATTGGCTGCGTTGCGGGCGTCCAGAGTGAAGTCTCTATCTTCGTCCTCATGCTCAAACAGCCCAAACAACGCCTCCAGGTAGTTTTCATCGCCGGAAATCCAGCCAATGATTTCCGTTTGTGAGAAGTAAATCATGTTGGTGAGAATCGTAAAGGTTTGGTCGTCCAGCAGCCGTGCCAACACCACATCTTTGAGAAATTGGATGCGGAACGTCTGGCGAATCTTGTCGCAAATCGCAGCGTTGGAAATGGGAATCACCTGCTTGAACCGCGACTCGTTCTGTAGATACTGCCGGTGGTTGGCCTTTAGTCGCGGGTACTCGGGGTCATACTCCAGGCAGCCAACCGTGAACATGATGTGGTCGTCGGAAAGGAGCTGTTCAAGGATCTGAGAGTCGTTGAGCTGGATGAGCCGTTTCACTGCGCAGCACAAATGGTGCAATTGCTGCAACAGATGCTGGTCCTCGGCCTGCTGTAGCAGCGGATGTAACAGGCCAATGTAGTCGTGGTCGATCACAAAGCCGATCATTTGGTCGCGGGTCGATTGAGAGGcacaaacaacagcagccgTCAAGCACTCCTCAACAGTAAGCAGGTTTTGCAGATCCGGGGGTGGCGGCATGGTTAGAGGCACGCTGATGGGTTCATGGACCTCTCCTCCATCGGCGGTGTTGATGACCGCCACAAGACTGATGTCTGGAGCATACTTCTTCTGAATCATGCTGAGCAAGAAATCGCAGATGATCTTACAGCCCTTGGCCTCCTGGAACGACAGCGCCAGATCGTTGCGGCCACTCTCGCTCCACACAATCAACGTAtcctgctgcttctggtaCTGAATGGATCCCGTCACATGGGTGTCTAGAATGAACCCGAAACAGTCCTCGTTTTGTACCACCAGATACGGCTGCTTGGACGGACCTCGAGTCTCGCCCGTGCAGTAGCCGGTGCCCTTGTCGACCCATTGGCCGGAATCCAGCTCATACACCTTGACACGGTGCGGTCGGGTGGGCGTCTCCATTTAGTAGTAGAACAGACGTGCGTGGCAGATGGCGGGgtggggtcacgtgatgaaaTAGTTTGTCGgttcgtcgtcgtcaatgTGAGCAAATCTCACGTCGTGTATCTTGTCCAGCTcacgtcttcttctcccgTTATTACTAACACTATGGAACCGTCTCGTGTATACTGGGATATATTTAGAAGGCGAGGGTTAGGGTTTTGGAAGTTTGTTTTATGTCAGGAACGAACATCGAATATAAGTGATGTAATGAAGGGAAAAATGATGATACGTCGAGTGACGTGGGGCAATGTGGGTCCGAGTTTCATTTTCTACTTGTCgattgtgtttttttgccttGTATTGACCGACAATCGTCACAGTCCCCGACGTTGCTAGGACAACCGGGTGATGTttgattatgtaatcatgaagaaggagtagCGTCAGGGAGCCGACAAGTGGCACAGTTAATTTTGGTCAGTGTTTGGGTTATATTTAGCTTGTTAGTGGTCCATTGCGGTTGCTATAGAGGCAATTTCGGGTCTCTGTGTGGTCGTAGTCGTATGTAAATACTGCAAGACATCGGTATATGCTGTATTACTGAAATAGTTATGTAACAGTCGCGTAGAGTCGATATATGAGCTGTAAGAGCTACAATTGGGGGTTTAATTGCTCTCCGATGGTGTCAGAGATTGTGATACTTCTCTCAAACATGTCATCATGAGGTTTGGGTCCGCAATGTCGAATATTGGGGTGTATCGCGTGATACAGTGCATTTTGAGATTAAATGTCTTCATTTGAAGGGGAAAACAGTCGAAATAGGACGAAATTTTCTGGTAATCAAACAAACGGTAGAAAAATACACGTTTGGCAAAAATTTCTTTTATTTTCCCGTTTTTATCCGACTTTTTCGGATTTCTCAAATTCGACGACAAACATAGATTGCCACTTTGAAACAGACTAACATGCCCCCACACAACCTAATAGGGAAAGTCGAGGAAGTGTACATACCGGTTCGTGGCCGTTGAGTCAAGGTAACGAGTATAGGGCATGTACTGtttctacttgtatattATTGCTTTCAGTGTATCGTATTGTAGCGGGAGTGGTCCGGACTTGTTGATTTGTCTGGGTTACGTTACTCTACATATATGGATGTCTtgtaagtactgtacgtaaAAGCCAACTAAACTCAACAAACCACCAGGACAAGTATGAGTACTGTGCTCGTCCtttttcaactccaaggagggagaaaaaaaaaggcagACATTATATACTCAATTGTCAAAGATTCGAATATGGATTACACATTAACGGTCTTGGTTTCCGATATACcgaccttttttttttccagtGCATATTTCACTCAACTATTTCTGTCGTAAAATAGTTCAGAGCATAAAGTGCACAGTCTTGTTttccagtacatactctgAACTAAATCCCACTCCTACGCGATAACACGTGACAAAGACCTGAAATGTCATATTCCATCCACAACACccacccacgtgacccaatCCCTGATCTCGTGTTTCACAGCCACACAACAACCTGCATTCCCGTCTTCCAGAACCATGTAGCGTCATCTCAGCCCGTATCTATTAATAGCTCGGCTATGCTCTGTAACACTGCCTGTATCATGTGTGTTAGAGGGGCTGAACAACTCGTGAAAAATGCACTGGAAAACCGCAAAAATTGGGCAAGAAACCGGAAACAATAATATCAAGCCCGTCTTGGCCATCCAATCAAAATCTCCTGTCCGGAACCACCTTCAAACAGCCTCAATTCCAACTTCAGCGTGCCCACCAAAAGTGGGGGAGCAATGTCCAGAGAGCGAACCTCGGGAGAAGCGTAGAAACGGTGGAAATGCTCCAAAGAAGCGGGGAAAAACACTTTGATACTGTCAAAATCTCCTGCTCACTCCCTGTACCTGTCCCATCGTCGAATCATGTGACTCCAGCGGTTTTCCCCTGCCTCCAAACTTCTTCCCCTCCAAACCttcctcggccttcttcGCATCAACTCACGGCGATAAGGTCTAGAACTTCCTTCAGAGTGGCTTGGGGGGTGTCACAGCTGACATCATTGTGGctgagtacagtaagtaAGTCAGGAGTGGTGGTATATTAtctgatcacgtgacatacTCTCTCTGGAGGTCTCAACACGAGGTTCCCACGTGGTTCTGGGTTCTCCACCGTACAGTTCTCGTAGCTCGCCGTCTATTTTTAGGTCGAAAGCAAAATAGCAAAACGCTGTTAGTTGTAACATCCCCCCATTTggtctcacgtgaccggaaAGGCGCCATTCTCTGTTGATCCACGACATGTGTGGTCGCCGCCTTGTGTGCTTCTTGTACGGCATCATATCGTAGCAGTGCGGAGCTGAGCACATCGATAGA
The Yarrowia lipolytica chromosome 1A, complete sequence genome window above contains:
- a CDS encoding uncharacterized protein (Compare to YALI0A17809g, similar to Saccharomyces cerevisiae PSY2 (YNL201C); ancestral locus Anc_2.48, weakly similar to uniprot|P40164 Saccharomyces cerevisiae YNL201c), producing the protein METPTRPHRVKVYELDSGQWVDKGTGYCTGETRGPSKQPYLVVQNEDCFGFILDTHVTGSIQYQKQQDTLIVWSESGRNDLALSFQEAKGCKIICDFLLSMIQKKYAPDISLVAVINTADGGEVHEPISVPLTMPPPPDLQNLLTVEECLTAAVVCASQSTRDQMIGFVIDHDYIGLLHPLLQQAEDQHLLQQLHHLCCAVKRLIQLNDSQILEQLLSDDHIMFTVGCLEYDPEYPRLKANHRQYLQNESRFKQVIPISNAAICDKIRQTFRIQFLKDVVLARLLDDQTFTILTNMIYFSQTEIIGWISGDENYLEALFGLFEHEDEDRDFTLDARNAANAPDTEEINFCSEDLNPHTGVDLQEPATEPDTPNRKNKRDEEDVDVNHEAETSPKKLKVEVSEVEVEGDLENSSPITPTLPQEFPTLPQPTLSYLTPKFLVSDEKRREAVRFIHTCCLTAKNLQTQQRSVLFGQFIKHGLFRLVAFALKDDSILIRSLGTELVVTLVDHDANLVRGIGQTAEMAAAAGGPGDTTPDVSMMDVTNIVEEAVDQPALHNILIDLLIAERDMGLRTQAVETLKALFDPETGERAEKYIRQLYNGPMLRLFGPLVEESGSDFTLYEHLCDLLSFCSISHGFIARDFFIHNKIWVAMSRLVLVSNKQMQLAAIRSLKGALVGGDELVLSHLIENKVFGPILTLLVQLGNRNNLMHSACLDFLHIVRVGVTKPETRASMARVQAHLVDEYTLELQQLAYTGVATTLLEIPPPVPGSDDTEPNSPTQAKAQDSLRSRNCLVKNPTSSTTPKRRLVARTAEEQREAIEAVRRKNILEHQMREERERGAQGDREQGSEAPQTQEGVGEETQEGVTSSVEMAPAVGNLS